The following proteins come from a genomic window of Corallococcus sp. NCRR:
- the yihA gene encoding ribosome biogenesis GTP-binding protein YihA/YsxC has translation MIKILDSRFVTTAVELKGLPTDHAAEVAFVGRSNVGKSSMINALTNRRKLVRVSNTPGRTRTLNFFDVDLDRDGVRHTVRLADLPGYGFAKASKADKAQWQAMITSYLKNRHRLEVVVSIIDAEVGPTPEDLQTLDYLQEHNRRILVVATKVDRLTKAQRKPRLHKLAEQLELPREAVIPFSSTEKLGVEDVWGTLLDTFGKATRV, from the coding sequence TTGATCAAGATCCTCGACTCCCGTTTCGTCACCACCGCCGTGGAGCTCAAGGGGCTGCCCACGGACCACGCCGCGGAGGTGGCCTTCGTGGGCCGCTCCAACGTCGGCAAGTCGTCCATGATCAACGCCCTGACGAACCGGCGGAAGCTGGTGCGCGTGTCCAACACGCCGGGGCGCACCCGCACGCTCAACTTCTTCGACGTGGACCTGGACCGCGACGGCGTGCGCCACACGGTGCGCCTGGCGGACCTGCCCGGCTACGGCTTCGCCAAGGCGAGCAAGGCGGACAAGGCCCAGTGGCAGGCGATGATCACCTCCTACCTCAAGAACCGGCACCGGTTGGAGGTGGTGGTGAGCATCATCGACGCGGAGGTGGGGCCCACGCCGGAGGACCTGCAGACGCTGGACTACCTCCAGGAGCACAACCGCCGCATCCTCGTCGTGGCCACCAAGGTGGACCGGCTGACGAAGGCGCAGCGCAAGCCCCGGCTGCACAAGCTGGCGGAGCAGCTGGAGCTGCCCCGCGAGGCGGTCATCCCGTTCTCCTCCACGGAGAAGCTGGGCGTGGAGGACGTGTGGGGCACGCTGCTGGACACCTTCGGCAAGGCCACCCGCGTCTGA
- a CDS encoding glycosyltransferase — protein MRREDARLGQEPLRLVQFTRSFHIGGTEVQVLELLRGLPSSYQLQVSVLEDAGPLMGSVWKLGHAPEVFSLKGSLVQPNTLMQIHRMSRWLKANRVQLVHVHDFYSSIIAVPAAKLAGAKVIVGRLDLSHWQGKARRLLHAQMTRMADHVIANAEAIRQLLIHEEGLPESRISVIHNGLDLQRFDARAAEGLKDTLPDTRGAPTVIHVANMNHPVKRQEDLLLALAMLRHEGTKLNAWFVGDGPRRPALEKMAHELGVADGVHFLKHRTDVPALYGQATFGVLCSTAEGMSNAVMEGMAAGLPMVVTRVGGNPDLIQDGERGLVVEPERPAQLAQAFRRLLANPQEAHKMGKAARGFVARELSLEKMVRRHDALYRQVAGLPPG, from the coding sequence ATGCGGCGTGAGGATGCGCGGCTGGGGCAGGAGCCCCTCCGTCTGGTGCAGTTCACCCGGTCGTTCCACATTGGCGGCACCGAGGTCCAGGTGCTGGAGCTGCTGCGAGGCCTGCCCTCCAGCTATCAGTTGCAGGTGTCTGTGTTGGAGGACGCCGGGCCCTTGATGGGTTCGGTCTGGAAGCTGGGGCACGCGCCGGAGGTGTTCTCCCTCAAGGGCTCGCTCGTGCAGCCCAACACGCTGATGCAGATCCACCGGATGTCCCGGTGGCTCAAGGCGAACCGCGTGCAGTTGGTGCACGTGCACGACTTCTACTCCAGCATCATCGCGGTGCCGGCCGCGAAGCTCGCGGGCGCGAAGGTCATCGTCGGCCGGTTGGACCTGTCCCACTGGCAGGGCAAGGCCCGCCGCCTGCTGCACGCGCAGATGACGCGCATGGCGGATCACGTCATCGCCAACGCGGAGGCCATCCGCCAGCTGCTCATCCACGAGGAGGGGCTGCCCGAATCGCGCATCTCCGTCATCCACAACGGCCTGGACCTCCAGCGCTTCGACGCGAGAGCGGCGGAGGGGCTCAAGGACACGCTGCCCGACACCCGCGGCGCGCCCACGGTCATCCACGTGGCCAACATGAACCACCCCGTGAAGCGGCAGGAGGACCTGCTGCTCGCCCTTGCCATGCTGCGTCATGAGGGGACGAAGCTGAACGCGTGGTTCGTGGGGGACGGGCCCCGCCGGCCGGCGCTGGAGAAGATGGCGCACGAACTGGGGGTGGCGGACGGGGTGCACTTCCTCAAACACCGCACGGACGTGCCGGCCCTCTACGGGCAGGCCACCTTCGGCGTCCTGTGCTCCACGGCGGAGGGCATGTCCAACGCGGTGATGGAGGGCATGGCGGCCGGGCTGCCCATGGTGGTGACCCGGGTGGGCGGCAATCCGGACCTCATCCAGGACGGCGAGCGGGGCCTGGTGGTGGAGCCGGAGCGGCCCGCCCAGCTGGCCCAGGCCTTCCGCCGGCTGCTGGCCAACCCCCAGGAGGCCCACAAGATGGGCAAGGCCGCCCGGGGCTTCGTCGCCCGCGAGCTGTCCCTGGAGAAGATGGTGCGCCGGCATGACGCGCTGTACCGCCAGGTGGCAGGACTGCCCCCAGGCTGA
- a CDS encoding DUF6178 family protein produces MSQNGKTNGGVSPLAPREERQRLMRLSPRQRVAALYDAEDTPALVRSLPAEDLYVTIQEVGLADMTELVQLASPAQFRTFVDLGGWAKDKLDPHAVLTWLRAARGDEQEDFLRKVHAVDLEVVETLLKEFTVVHDLEENPDVNPQGVTLETPEGRYLVELKVEGIEMSAMRALLNDLIAENPFEAVRLFEAVRWEIPSELEETAFQFRRARLSDLGFPSLEDALALFSRVDVPPRPTGPGTPALTAAGGHVDYLEAAFRDLSDVERMNAEDELREVANAVLVAELCDPGDLDAVRRVGEWVRDYLSLGLEHLTGGDPAKAPEALRDTPLRRVFQVGFTLTLQLKYRADRLFKVPFVKLDDVPLVLPEEAAALEALRRKRPRRALRVPGAEAVPFRSLREVAGSEALLARAEGQVAALGALLGGSEDAAHTVLARFGVSLDVLGVERLWAAVVGMAVLEERVDVRPVPLGRTVELGQRLFEGTPEAPRLRPSAAERAVAALSPEVPEAAREELRRVVNVTLARLLSELGPAWLREGRLDLIASAVLPMESAPVP; encoded by the coding sequence GTGTCCCAGAACGGCAAGACGAACGGTGGTGTTTCGCCCCTCGCGCCTCGCGAGGAGCGTCAGCGGTTGATGCGCCTGTCCCCGCGCCAGCGGGTGGCGGCGCTCTACGACGCGGAGGACACGCCCGCGCTGGTGCGCTCGCTGCCCGCGGAGGACCTCTACGTCACCATCCAGGAGGTGGGGCTGGCGGACATGACGGAGCTCGTGCAGCTGGCGTCGCCCGCGCAGTTCCGCACCTTCGTGGACCTGGGCGGCTGGGCGAAGGACAAGCTGGACCCGCACGCCGTCCTCACCTGGCTGCGCGCCGCGCGCGGCGACGAGCAGGAGGACTTCCTGCGCAAGGTGCACGCGGTGGACCTGGAGGTGGTGGAGACGCTCCTCAAGGAGTTCACCGTCGTCCACGACCTGGAGGAGAACCCGGACGTCAACCCGCAGGGCGTGACGCTGGAGACCCCGGAGGGCCGCTACCTGGTGGAGCTGAAGGTGGAGGGCATCGAGATGTCCGCCATGCGCGCGCTCCTCAATGATCTGATCGCGGAGAACCCCTTCGAAGCGGTGCGCCTCTTCGAAGCGGTGCGCTGGGAGATCCCCTCCGAGCTGGAGGAGACCGCGTTCCAGTTCCGCCGCGCGCGCCTGTCCGACCTGGGCTTCCCGTCGCTGGAGGACGCGCTCGCGCTCTTCAGCCGCGTGGACGTGCCGCCGCGCCCCACCGGACCGGGGACGCCCGCGCTCACCGCCGCCGGCGGCCACGTGGACTACCTGGAGGCGGCCTTCCGGGACCTGTCCGACGTGGAGCGGATGAACGCGGAGGACGAGCTGCGCGAGGTGGCCAACGCCGTCCTCGTCGCGGAGCTGTGCGACCCGGGCGACCTGGACGCCGTGCGCCGCGTGGGCGAGTGGGTGCGCGACTACCTGTCTCTGGGCCTGGAGCACCTGACGGGCGGCGACCCGGCGAAGGCCCCGGAGGCGCTGCGCGACACGCCCCTGCGCCGCGTCTTCCAGGTGGGCTTCACGCTGACGCTCCAGCTCAAGTACCGCGCGGACCGCCTCTTCAAGGTGCCCTTCGTGAAGCTGGACGACGTGCCGCTGGTGCTCCCGGAGGAGGCCGCCGCGCTGGAGGCCCTGCGCCGCAAGCGTCCCCGCAGGGCGCTGCGCGTCCCAGGCGCGGAAGCCGTCCCGTTCCGTTCGCTGCGGGAGGTGGCCGGTTCGGAGGCGCTGCTCGCGCGCGCGGAGGGCCAGGTGGCGGCGCTGGGCGCGCTCCTGGGCGGCTCCGAGGACGCGGCGCACACCGTGCTGGCGCGCTTCGGCGTGTCGCTGGACGTGCTGGGCGTGGAGCGGCTGTGGGCGGCCGTGGTGGGCATGGCCGTGCTGGAGGAGCGCGTGGACGTGCGGCCCGTGCCGCTGGGGCGCACGGTGGAGCTGGGCCAGCGCCTCTTCGAAGGCACCCCGGAGGCGCCCCGCCTGCGCCCGAGCGCGGCGGAGCGCGCGGTGGCGGCGCTTTCGCCCGAGGTGCCGGAAGCGGCGCGCGAGGAGCTGCGTCGGGTGGTGAACGTCACGCTGGCGCGCCTTTTGTCGGAGCTGGGGCCGGCGTGGCTGCGCGAGGGGCGCCTGGACCTGATCGCCTCCGCGGTCCTACCGATGGAGAGCGCTCCGGTCCCGTAG
- the coaE gene encoding dephospho-CoA kinase (Dephospho-CoA kinase (CoaE) performs the final step in coenzyme A biosynthesis.) has protein sequence MHVFGLTGGIASGKSTVSRMLRELGARVLDADVLAREVVEPGTPGLKRIDERFPGVVGPDGRLDRVKLGAHIFANAQERAALNAIVHPEVRALFLQKLQALEAEGVTHAVYDVPLLIETGLHTAMEGVAVVWVPREVQKARLMTRDGLTADQAEARLGAQMPLDDKRAHATWVIDNSGTPEATRPQVEAVWRAMLAQG, from the coding sequence GTGCACGTCTTCGGCCTGACGGGCGGCATCGCCTCCGGCAAGAGCACCGTGAGCCGGATGCTGCGGGAGCTGGGCGCGCGCGTGCTGGACGCGGACGTGCTCGCCCGCGAGGTGGTGGAGCCCGGCACCCCCGGCCTGAAGCGCATCGATGAGCGCTTCCCCGGCGTGGTGGGCCCCGACGGCCGCCTGGACCGGGTGAAGCTGGGCGCGCACATCTTCGCGAACGCCCAGGAGCGGGCCGCCCTCAACGCCATCGTGCACCCGGAGGTGCGCGCCCTCTTCCTCCAGAAGCTCCAGGCGCTGGAGGCCGAAGGCGTCACCCACGCCGTCTACGACGTGCCGCTGCTCATCGAAACGGGCCTGCACACGGCCATGGAGGGCGTGGCCGTGGTGTGGGTGCCGCGCGAGGTGCAGAAGGCGCGGCTGATGACCCGCGACGGGCTCACCGCGGACCAGGCGGAGGCGCGGCTCGGGGCGCAGATGCCGCTGGACGACAAGCGCGCGCACGCGACGTGGGTCATCGACAACAGCGGAACCCCGGAGGCCACCCGTCCCCAGGTGGAAGCGGTGTGGCGGGCGATGCTCGCGCAAGGCTGA
- a CDS encoding SDR family oxidoreductase: MSETSKTRQGPGTYFITGYPGFIGKRLVEHIAREDPKGHIYALVQPKAFKEAQALAAKVKGARVELLTGDAVDMHLGLSGEEYQRLCERVTDIFHLAAVSQLGVPKETAWRVNVDGTRNLLELARDCENLSRFSHFSTCYVSGDRVGVIAEDELDRGQSFRNAYEETKFQAERLVQRASATLPVTIFRPSSVVGDSRTGEIDRFEGPYYLGILLVTSPLVVPLPLPGNGVAPLNVVPVDFVVEAVWRLSRDARAKGRTFHLVDPNPMSARRVYELIAEKSHKRLPRFNLSARAADVMLRLPVLEKLARPQRAAISYVNHLAIYNCHNTLELLDGTGVRCPPLSSYLDQLVAYVREQYKQRKEGAEIEDPLDHGPLPSSDDAAPPPRSRR; the protein is encoded by the coding sequence ATGAGCGAGACGTCGAAGACGCGGCAGGGCCCTGGCACCTACTTCATCACCGGCTACCCGGGCTTCATCGGCAAGCGGCTGGTGGAGCACATCGCGCGGGAGGACCCGAAGGGGCACATCTACGCGCTGGTGCAGCCCAAGGCCTTCAAGGAGGCGCAGGCGCTCGCGGCGAAGGTGAAGGGCGCGCGCGTGGAGCTGCTCACCGGTGACGCGGTGGACATGCACCTGGGCCTGTCCGGCGAGGAGTACCAGCGCCTGTGCGAGCGGGTGACGGACATCTTCCACCTGGCCGCCGTGTCGCAATTGGGGGTCCCCAAGGAGACCGCGTGGCGCGTGAACGTGGACGGCACGCGCAACCTGCTGGAGCTGGCGCGCGACTGCGAGAACCTCTCCCGCTTCAGCCACTTCTCCACCTGCTACGTGTCCGGCGACCGCGTGGGCGTCATCGCCGAGGACGAGCTGGACCGGGGCCAGTCCTTCCGCAACGCCTATGAGGAGACGAAGTTCCAGGCGGAGCGGCTGGTGCAGCGCGCCTCCGCCACCCTCCCGGTCACCATCTTCCGTCCGTCCAGCGTGGTGGGCGACTCGCGCACGGGCGAAATCGATCGCTTCGAGGGCCCCTACTACCTGGGCATCCTGCTCGTCACCTCCCCGCTGGTGGTGCCGCTGCCCCTGCCGGGCAACGGCGTGGCGCCGCTCAACGTCGTGCCGGTGGACTTCGTGGTGGAGGCGGTGTGGCGCCTGTCGCGTGACGCAAGAGCGAAGGGGCGCACCTTCCACCTGGTGGACCCCAACCCCATGAGCGCGCGGCGCGTGTACGAGCTCATCGCGGAGAAGTCCCACAAGCGGCTGCCGCGCTTCAACCTGTCCGCGCGCGCCGCGGACGTGATGCTGCGGCTGCCCGTGCTGGAGAAGCTGGCCCGGCCCCAGCGCGCCGCCATCAGCTACGTGAACCACCTGGCCATCTACAACTGCCACAACACGCTGGAGCTGCTCGACGGCACCGGCGTGCGCTGCCCGCCGCTGTCGTCGTACCTGGATCAGCTCGTCGCCTACGTGCGTGAACAGTACAAGCAGCGCAAGGAGGGCGCGGAGATCGAGGACCCGCTGGACCACGGTCCCCTGCCCTCTTCGGATGACGCCGCGCCGCCGCCGCGCTCGCGCCGCTGA
- a CDS encoding multiheme c-type cytochrome has protein sequence MSSRAFRVFSALLLAVSGGLAGAADFTGPDSCKGCHPEAYDAWMKSKHARATETLADTQKKDARCLSCHAPDQAEQQLAAVTCETCHGGGQYYSPSYVMKDPELARLVGLVDPSEKQCRTCHDASSPSLRPFDFKEALKAIDHWSAERARKQTRADAAPSTPAPATAKK, from the coding sequence ATGTCTTCTCGTGCCTTCCGGGTCTTTTCCGCCCTCCTGCTCGCCGTCTCCGGCGGCCTCGCCGGCGCCGCGGACTTCACGGGCCCCGACAGCTGCAAGGGCTGCCACCCGGAGGCGTACGACGCGTGGATGAAGTCCAAGCACGCCCGGGCGACGGAGACGCTGGCGGACACCCAGAAGAAGGACGCGCGGTGTCTGTCCTGCCACGCGCCGGACCAGGCCGAGCAGCAGCTGGCGGCCGTCACCTGTGAGACGTGCCATGGCGGCGGGCAGTACTACTCGCCGTCCTATGTGATGAAGGACCCGGAGTTGGCGCGGCTGGTGGGGCTGGTGGACCCGTCGGAGAAGCAGTGCCGCACCTGCCATGACGCGTCCTCGCCGTCCCTGCGCCCGTTCGACTTCAAGGAAGCGCTGAAGGCCATCGACCACTGGTCCGCCGAACGCGCCCGCAAGCAGACCCGCGCGGACGCGGCCCCCTCCACGCCGGCTCCGGCCACGGCGAAGAAGTAA
- a CDS encoding O-antigen ligase family protein, whose translation MGPGAVEQRRDVLAFYMLAGFAAVMYAVPGEWIPALEPLRLALLTSGLGAGLMVMRRIGRAEPIFFDGARGIALLAFSSLAFCSVAWSVNPEVTRFQGVELLKLTAIYLTLVNVITTPKRLAVVCGAMVLGAIVTSIGVINWYIVGENMVEGFRSRWVGVYADPNHMAMNMVLVVPLAVAFIARKSTPWVFRLLCAASAVLAVIAIVLSHSRGGFIGLSLAMAMWAIREKRRMQAIVLGTVFVAGLAVFAPKSFWQRNETVASFHEDASAMGRVYAWQVASRMSLDKPLLGVGAGGFRYAWFQYAPPEAHRAYVAHNIFLDVIGELGWIGLLCFLVFSGGAVGGAAAASSDPEMGWLARALLASVAGYLVCDLFSGYILSAHCYVLFGLAASAHRIAQARERALAVGRQPAMNPSPVATWEGSGHAA comes from the coding sequence ATGGGACCGGGCGCGGTGGAGCAGCGTCGCGACGTACTGGCTTTCTACATGCTCGCGGGGTTCGCGGCGGTGATGTACGCGGTGCCGGGTGAGTGGATCCCCGCGCTGGAGCCGCTGCGGCTCGCGCTGCTGACTTCAGGGTTGGGCGCGGGCCTGATGGTGATGCGCCGCATCGGCAGGGCGGAGCCCATCTTCTTCGACGGCGCGCGGGGCATCGCGCTCTTGGCGTTCTCGTCGCTGGCGTTCTGCTCGGTGGCGTGGAGCGTGAACCCGGAGGTGACGCGCTTCCAGGGCGTGGAGCTGCTCAAGCTCACGGCCATCTACCTGACGCTCGTCAACGTCATCACCACGCCCAAGCGGCTGGCGGTGGTGTGCGGCGCCATGGTGCTGGGCGCCATCGTGACGTCCATTGGCGTCATCAACTGGTACATCGTCGGCGAGAACATGGTGGAGGGCTTCCGTTCGCGCTGGGTCGGCGTGTACGCGGACCCCAACCACATGGCCATGAACATGGTGCTGGTGGTGCCGCTCGCGGTGGCGTTCATCGCGCGCAAGAGCACCCCGTGGGTGTTCCGCCTGCTGTGCGCGGCGTCCGCGGTGCTGGCGGTCATCGCCATCGTGCTGTCGCACTCGCGCGGCGGCTTCATCGGCCTGTCCCTGGCGATGGCCATGTGGGCCATCCGTGAGAAGCGCCGCATGCAGGCCATCGTGCTGGGCACGGTGTTCGTCGCGGGCCTGGCGGTGTTCGCGCCCAAGAGCTTCTGGCAGCGCAACGAGACGGTGGCGTCGTTCCACGAGGACGCGTCCGCCATGGGCCGCGTCTACGCGTGGCAGGTGGCCAGCCGCATGAGCCTGGACAAGCCGCTGCTCGGCGTGGGCGCGGGCGGCTTCCGCTACGCCTGGTTCCAGTACGCGCCGCCGGAGGCGCACCGCGCCTACGTGGCGCACAACATCTTCCTCGACGTCATCGGGGAGCTCGGGTGGATTGGCCTCCTGTGCTTCCTGGTGTTCTCGGGGGGGGCCGTGGGTGGGGCGGCGGCCGCGTCCTCGGACCCGGAGATGGGATGGCTGGCACGCGCCCTCCTGGCGTCCGTGGCGGGCTACCTCGTCTGTGATTTGTTCTCGGGCTACATCCTGTCCGCGCATTGCTACGTGCTCTTCGGCCTGGCCGCGAGCGCGCATCGCATCGCGCAGGCACGGGAGCGCGCCCTGGCGGTGGGGAGGCAGCCGGCGATGAACCCTTCGCCGGTGGCCACGTGGGAGGGGTCTGGGCATGCGGCGTGA